A single Cherax quadricarinatus isolate ZL_2023a chromosome 4, ASM3850222v1, whole genome shotgun sequence DNA region contains:
- the LOC138854576 gene encoding uncharacterized protein, with protein MDSGGKDLCKENTEDREEKERLKITSLFQKFVQSFSVRYFSRCSFEKFFVENVLFTGDRKDRMNLDVLQIRYAIFCSNKRTFIADPQDTCKHLSFLGLFQEPTEDQYNSFQYPSLLGVIFLTELNAKSVIYSNFPSQSIVHQDSGLPGTSHTDGMIEKCKKSGTSFAWQYPGRESFEAFLSKHLIITHNISDQVSRGNLFAAYTTFCCVHNSQIALVTPILFHLWSLGLAITYKFEDSYGIAGLLIHSGETQESSPDVIILGYPPTAVKQVPQPVWLPKPHPVNTLQQPTSSHNDPSSEVILDSPPIDHLAVRLPVTATYKARASVTKNSVQNTWQHSEPDTSKFLRDGVNVLEKICYYPGMQSLESFCSWHLQITGKKNDVVCRKDFMLFYTAFCKQRNMNAAWLPLVVWHLWRSGVLVQERIRRSFVNYVLLGVKFLNVDDTVKQTSCQKIRKFRHTHHEPAVTPEELSIKMFFNQMVKLTGNPRDTVSRKVLLSEMNKFWKEKGLQPVPPLFTVRYLALLGFRVKTCSFVHFSRHVFRGLCLVKNRSANLKM; from the exons ATGGACAGCGGTGGGAAAGACCTTTGCAAAGAAAATACAGAAGATAGGGAAGAGAAAGAAAGACTAAAAATAACTAG CTTGTTCCAGAAGTTCGTGCAGTCCTTTTCTGTGAGATATTTTTCACGCTGCTCCTTTGAAAAGTTCTTTGTTGAAAATGTTTTATTCACGGGAGATAGGAAGGACAGAATGAATTTAGATGTCCTGCAGATAAGATATGCTATTTTCTGCAGCAACAAACGTACGTTTATTGCAGATCCTCAGGATACCTGTAAGCATCTCTCATTTCTTGGGTTATTCCAAGAACCCACTGAGGATCAGTACAACAGTTTCCAGTATCCTTCACTCCTGGGTGTGATTTTCCTCACGGAATTAAATGCAAAGTCAGTTATCTACTCTAACTTCCCATCCCAATCTATAGTTCACCAGGACAGCGGATTACCAGGAACTTCTCACACTGATGGCATGATCGAGAAATGTAAGAAGTCGGGAACATCCTTCGCATGGCAGTATCCAGGCCGGGAGTCATTTGAGGCCTTTTTGAGTAAACATTTGATCATCACTCACAACATTTCTGATCAAGTGAGTCGAGGTAATCTGTTTGCAGCTTACACAACATTTTGTTGTGTGCATAACTCCCAAATTGCATTGGTAACGCCCATTTTATTTCACCTTTGGTCCTTGGGATTGGCCATAACCTATAAATTTGAAGATAGCTATGGAATTGCAGGATTACTCATACATAGTGGTGAAACCCAAGAATCATCTCCAGATGTTATAATCCTTGGGTATCCTCCCACTGCTGTTAAACAAGTTCCTCAGCCTGTTTGGTTGCCTAAACCTCATCCAGTGAACACACTCCAGCAGCCAACTTCTAGTCATAATGATCCTAGTTCAGAGGTTATACTTGATTCTCCGCCCATTGATCATTTAGCTGTGAGGTTACCAGTAACAGCCACATATAAAGCGCGAGCTTCTGTCACAAAGAACTCGGTGCAGAACACTTGGCAACACTCTGAACCGGATACCAGCAAATTTCTCCGGGATGGCGTCAATGTCCTGGAAAAAATTTGCTATTATCCTGGCATGCAGTCTCTGGAATCATTCTGCTCATGGCACTTGCAGATTACAGGGAAGAAAAATGACGTTGTCTGTCGCAAAGATTTCATGCTGTTTTACACAGCATTTTGTAAACAGCGTAACATGAATGCCGCTTGGTTGCCATTGGTTGTGTGGCACCTCTGGCGCTCTGGAGTTCTGGTACAAGAGAGAATTAGACGTAGTTTTGTGAATTATGTTCTTCTTGGAGTGAAGTTCCTGAATGTAGATGATACCGTGAAACAAACATCATGTCAGAAGATAAGAAAATTTCGACATACACATCATGAGCCGGCAGTTACTCCGGAAGAGCTTTCAATAAAGATGTTTTTCAACCAGATGGTAAAACTTACTGGAAACCCAAGGGATACTGTTAGCAGAAAAGTTCTGTTGTCAGAAATGAATAAGTTTTGGAAAGAAAAAGGTTTGCAGCCTGTACCTCCGCTTTTCACTGTCAGGTATCTAGCGTTGTTGGGATTCAGAGTGAAGACGTGCAGTTTCGTTCATTTTTCAAGGCATGTATTTCGTGGTTTATGCCTAGTGAAAAATAGGAGTGCGAATCTCAAAATGTGA